One segment of Trichlorobacter ammonificans DNA contains the following:
- a CDS encoding sensor histidine kinase — protein MWHLVLTNKNIVIVITFMLSFCLFTAITVVDYIYRLSDYRFYSKSVFSMIDQSFKSEVEQLSKRKTNYMKAIFRDNDIAGMVRDNNVEALKKVYDPVYANFRHRLVPVILLTVVDAQGRVLYRKSDMAVDQGMEGRISGTLKHVLEHKRQVSGFESDFLPFWYDSGFPIIDTKTGQMVGALEVGLDPEWFQFKLGWVFEGLRSAMVVKDTTLQGCTPENTTLACYRFIEKTVLPLKDVQFFSDVMPQVAMSSDFSEVTVGQEHFLVSPSLRFNSHDGQEAGRFLVAYNMTSFKKKQWVYLYTRLMFFLPAIVMLLTVIYIGFRKHEKIINEKNRQLAQKSKNAALGEMIGYIGHQWRQPLHTLSLAVQNIELHSRLGQLDEALLRQQVDLANQNISYMSHIIDDWRALLMSGSSRQEIDLQASVERAISVVRPIMEQNRITIENRISAPVLTMGFVNDLMQLSVNLLLNAKDQLCMIEGGRVILITCSEENDRMVTVRFQDSAGGIPQHLLKRVFEPYVTTKDKADGTGLGLYLCQQIAENLDNGKVWAENSPFELNGTHYFGACICLQFSRLAAKE, from the coding sequence ATGTGGCACTTGGTGCTGACCAACAAGAACATCGTGATAGTTATCACCTTCATGCTCTCGTTCTGCCTTTTCACTGCAATTACGGTTGTCGACTACATCTACCGGCTGTCTGACTACAGGTTTTATTCGAAGTCCGTCTTTTCCATGATCGACCAGTCGTTCAAGAGCGAGGTTGAGCAGCTCAGCAAGCGAAAGACTAATTATATGAAGGCCATCTTCCGGGATAATGACATTGCCGGGATGGTGCGTGATAACAACGTCGAAGCGTTGAAAAAGGTATATGACCCGGTATATGCCAATTTCAGGCACCGTTTGGTGCCGGTCATTCTGCTCACCGTCGTCGATGCGCAAGGGCGCGTCCTGTACCGCAAATCGGACATGGCCGTTGACCAAGGGATGGAAGGCAGAATATCCGGCACTTTAAAACATGTTCTGGAGCACAAACGGCAGGTTTCCGGCTTTGAAAGTGATTTTTTACCGTTTTGGTATGACTCCGGATTCCCGATCATCGACACGAAGACCGGGCAGATGGTTGGTGCGCTTGAGGTGGGGCTGGATCCCGAATGGTTCCAGTTCAAGTTAGGCTGGGTCTTTGAAGGTCTCAGATCCGCCATGGTTGTTAAGGACACGACACTGCAAGGATGCACGCCTGAAAATACTACGCTGGCCTGCTACCGTTTCATCGAAAAGACAGTGTTGCCACTGAAAGATGTGCAGTTTTTTTCCGACGTCATGCCACAGGTCGCCATGAGTTCTGACTTTTCGGAAGTCACGGTAGGGCAGGAGCATTTTCTGGTCAGCCCCTCGTTGCGCTTCAATAGTCATGACGGTCAGGAGGCCGGCCGATTTCTCGTGGCCTACAACATGACCAGCTTCAAGAAGAAACAGTGGGTATACCTGTACACCCGTCTCATGTTCTTCCTGCCGGCCATCGTCATGTTGCTGACCGTGATCTACATCGGTTTCCGCAAACACGAAAAGATCATTAACGAAAAAAATCGTCAACTGGCGCAGAAGTCGAAGAACGCGGCCCTGGGCGAGATGATTGGGTATATCGGCCATCAATGGCGGCAGCCGCTGCATACCCTTTCTCTTGCGGTGCAGAACATCGAACTGCACAGCCGGCTGGGACAGCTGGACGAGGCGCTGCTCAGGCAGCAGGTCGATCTGGCCAACCAGAACATCAGCTACATGTCACATATCATTGATGACTGGCGCGCCCTGCTGATGTCCGGCAGCAGCCGGCAGGAGATTGACCTGCAGGCATCTGTCGAACGCGCCATCTCCGTGGTCCGCCCGATTATGGAACAAAACCGGATCACCATCGAAAACCGGATCAGTGCTCCGGTGCTGACCATGGGGTTTGTGAACGACCTGATGCAGCTGTCGGTAAACCTCCTGTTGAACGCCAAGGACCAGTTATGCATGATAGAGGGGGGGCGCGTGATCCTGATCACCTGTAGCGAGGAAAACGACAGAATGGTGACGGTCAGGTTTCAGGACAGCGCTGGCGGCATTCCACAGCACTTACTGAAACGGGTGTTCGAGCCGTATGTGACAACAAAAGACAAGGCTGATGGCACCGGGCTGGGACTGTACCTGTGCCAGCAGATTGCTGAAAATCTTGATAACGGAAAAGTCTGGGCGGAGAATAGTCCGTTCGAGCTGAACGGTACGCACTATTTCGGTGCCTGCATCTGCCTGCAGTTTTCCCGGCTCGCTGCCAAGGAGTAA
- a CDS encoding sulfite exporter TauE/SafE family protein, which translates to MTEIWLAFLAGLAGSFHCIGMCGGIVAALSMAASSGSSRSRALSLLMYNIGRITTYTLLGVAAGLIGASLSLPAMRAVGVWLGLAANLMVITIGLASAFGFSWGLNSLESGSARFFAGPLRRAVSGDSSLAFLPVGLLLGFLPCGMIYGPLAVAASNGSPLRGGVMMLALGLGTVPILMVFGSATGAISAVFRSVMFRLLGVLIAAIGLMGLLRVLKRMGMIYGFNLW; encoded by the coding sequence ATGACCGAAATCTGGCTCGCCTTTCTGGCCGGACTGGCCGGCAGCTTTCACTGCATCGGCATGTGCGGCGGCATCGTGGCCGCCCTGTCCATGGCCGCCAGCAGCGGCTCCAGTCGTTCCCGCGCCCTGTCGCTGCTCATGTACAACATCGGCAGAATCACCACCTACACCCTCCTCGGCGTGGCGGCCGGACTCATCGGCGCCTCCCTCAGCCTGCCCGCCATGCGGGCTGTCGGTGTCTGGCTGGGGCTGGCCGCCAACCTCATGGTTATCACCATCGGGCTTGCCTCGGCCTTCGGCTTTTCCTGGGGACTGAACTCCCTTGAAAGCGGTTCCGCCCGATTCTTTGCCGGACCGCTGCGGCGGGCCGTTTCCGGTGATTCTTCCCTGGCCTTTCTGCCGGTGGGGCTGTTGCTCGGTTTTCTTCCCTGCGGCATGATCTACGGCCCCCTGGCCGTGGCTGCGTCAAACGGCAGCCCCCTGCGCGGGGGGGTGATGATGCTGGCCCTGGGATTGGGAACCGTACCGATTCTGATGGTCTTCGGCTCAGCCACCGGTGCGATCTCCGCTGTTTTCAGGAGCGTCATGTTCCGGCTGCTGGGGGTACTTATCGCCGCCATCGGCCTGATGGGGCTGCTACGGGTGCTGAAGCGGATGGGAATGATCTACGGGTTTAACCTGTGGTGA
- a CDS encoding response regulator, whose amino-acid sequence MNVKALKDIAVICVDDEPDALGQMHLALHSFCKSTICVGSAEKALEMIEAEPPDIVVTDVRMAHMSGIELLEAVRSRYPEIAVVIVSAHSEVEYLLAAIRLKADGYLMKPINLYELLEQLSKIAEQKMVKTELDQKNLLLRLLNTIGGKRVQIIEYIFSKLDKDLVFYGTYDEIAAALNASKPTVVSAFQSLIENGVLVRIKNGAYKLNTEMSSLAEGLDYLE is encoded by the coding sequence ATGAACGTCAAAGCTCTCAAGGATATTGCGGTCATTTGTGTCGATGACGAACCGGATGCTCTGGGACAGATGCATCTTGCGCTGCACAGTTTCTGCAAAAGCACGATCTGCGTGGGGAGTGCGGAGAAGGCACTGGAGATGATTGAGGCCGAACCTCCCGACATTGTTGTGACCGATGTGCGGATGGCCCATATGTCGGGGATCGAGCTGCTTGAAGCAGTCAGATCCCGCTATCCTGAGATAGCGGTGGTGATTGTTTCGGCCCATTCCGAGGTGGAGTATCTGCTGGCGGCCATACGCCTGAAAGCCGACGGCTACCTGATGAAGCCGATCAACCTGTATGAACTGCTGGAACAGTTGTCAAAAATTGCTGAGCAGAAGATGGTCAAAACCGAACTCGACCAGAAGAACCTGCTGCTGAGGCTGCTCAACACCATCGGCGGCAAGCGGGTGCAAATCATCGAGTATATTTTTTCCAAGCTTGATAAGGATCTGGTCTTTTATGGGACCTACGATGAGATTGCTGCGGCACTCAACGCCAGCAAGCCCACCGTCGTCAGCGCGTTCCAGTCGTTGATTGAAAATGGTGTGCTGGTGCGGATCAAGAATGGCGCGTACAAATTGAATACTGAAATGAGCAGTCTTGCTGAAGGTCTGGATTATCTGGAGTAG
- the ccoS gene encoding cbb3-type cytochrome oxidase assembly protein CcoS — protein MDESLILLMILSLFLGCGCWLFFVWGVKKGEFDDLERPKHRMLDDDDEGEKK, from the coding sequence ATGGATGAATCCCTGATCCTGCTGATGATCCTCTCCCTGTTCCTGGGCTGCGGCTGCTGGTTGTTTTTTGTCTGGGGGGTAAAAAAGGGTGAGTTCGACGATCTGGAGCGCCCCAAGCACCGCATGCTGGATGACGACGACGAAGGAGAGAAAAAATGA